From one Nonomuraea polychroma genomic stretch:
- a CDS encoding NBR1-Ig-like domain-containing protein, which produces MSQDEGAASRRGRKPIRPDPASGPVALFAHHLWELKEQAGDPSFAEMASRLGAAASKSSLAAAARGSALPTWETTWEFVRVLAVDRLGQDPEEIRREWRARWEQAAHATGAGTETAPDAAPHTETAPHAAADLETVAGPTETEALMVQHPESRARSAPATSLIAAVVAGAAGVGAALFAWLAPPSGQAEPAARSTPAPSVSLFDDSVFEGDVTHPDGTVVRKGAEFTKVWRIRNAGTVPWTNRYLTRLNDTPCKAPKRVEIRTVQPGESVEIAVRVRAADSPARCKIYWKMTDKSGAELLAAKKPIFLDVVVA; this is translated from the coding sequence ATGTCACAGGACGAAGGGGCGGCGTCGCGGCGGGGGCGCAAGCCCATCCGGCCGGATCCGGCGTCCGGCCCGGTCGCGCTGTTCGCACACCACCTCTGGGAGCTCAAGGAGCAGGCGGGCGACCCGTCGTTCGCGGAGATGGCCTCCCGCCTCGGGGCGGCGGCCTCGAAGTCGTCGCTGGCGGCCGCGGCCCGCGGGAGCGCGCTGCCCACCTGGGAGACGACGTGGGAGTTCGTCCGGGTTCTCGCGGTCGACCGGCTGGGCCAGGACCCCGAGGAGATCAGACGCGAATGGCGGGCCCGCTGGGAGCAGGCCGCACACGCCACGGGCGCCGGCACCGAGACCGCGCCCGATGCCGCCCCGCACACCGAGACCGCGCCCCATGCCGCCGCAGACCTCGAGACGGTGGCCGGGCCCACCGAGACCGAGGCACTCATGGTGCAGCATCCCGAATCCCGAGCCCGATCCGCTCCTGCCACATCCCTGATCGCGGCGGTCGTGGCCGGCGCGGCCGGCGTCGGGGCCGCGCTCTTCGCCTGGCTCGCCCCTCCCTCGGGGCAGGCCGAGCCCGCCGCCCGGAGCACCCCGGCGCCATCGGTCTCCTTGTTCGACGACTCCGTCTTCGAAGGGGACGTCACGCATCCGGACGGTACGGTGGTGCGGAAGGGGGCGGAGTTCACCAAGGTCTGGCGGATCAGGAACGCCGGCACCGTCCCCTGGACGAACCGCTATCTCACCCGGCTGAACGACACCCCGTGCAAAGCTCCGAAACGGGTCGAGATCCGCACTGTCCAACCGGGCGAGTCCGTGGAGATCGCGGTACGCGTCCGCGCCGCCGACTCCCCCGCCCGATGCAAGATTTATTGGAAGATGACCGACAAGTCAGGAGCCGAGTTGCTCGCCGCCAAGAAACCGATCTTCCTGGACGTGGTCGTCGCCTGA
- a CDS encoding ABC transporter ATP-binding protein, whose translation MISLKGLSKRYGDRFVVDDLSLELKPGTVTGFLGPNGAGKSTTMRLVLGLDHPTSGTALIGGRPYREIRNPLRTVGALLDARALHPGRSGYAHLAALASSNGIPRRRVAEVLETVGMAGAARKRAGTLSLGMSQRLGIAAALLGDPEVLMFDEPVNGLDPDGVRWVRGLMRSLAAEGRTVFVSSHLMSEMQLTADHLVVIGKGRLLMDAPLAEVIAGSSLTAVVVRTPHVRELAARLRAAGVEVARHAENELVATGAPIERVGDLAHEAGIRLHELRTREASLEQAYQELTADSVEYGAGKGQA comes from the coding sequence GTGATCAGTCTCAAGGGTTTGAGCAAACGCTATGGTGACCGGTTCGTCGTCGACGACCTGTCGCTGGAGTTGAAGCCCGGCACGGTGACCGGTTTCCTCGGGCCGAACGGGGCCGGCAAATCGACGACGATGCGGCTCGTGCTCGGGCTCGACCACCCCACCTCGGGCACCGCCTTGATCGGCGGCAGACCGTACCGGGAGATCAGGAACCCCTTGCGCACGGTTGGAGCGTTGCTCGACGCGCGGGCGCTGCACCCCGGCCGCAGCGGGTACGCGCACCTGGCGGCCCTGGCGAGCAGCAACGGCATCCCGCGGCGGCGCGTCGCGGAGGTGCTGGAGACCGTCGGGATGGCCGGCGCGGCCCGCAAGCGGGCCGGGACGCTGTCGCTCGGCATGAGCCAGCGGCTCGGGATCGCGGCGGCGCTGCTGGGCGACCCCGAGGTGCTGATGTTCGACGAGCCCGTCAACGGGCTGGACCCCGACGGGGTGCGCTGGGTACGCGGCCTCATGAGGTCCCTGGCCGCCGAGGGCCGCACCGTGTTCGTCTCCAGCCACCTCATGAGCGAGATGCAGCTGACCGCCGACCACTTGGTGGTGATCGGGAAGGGGCGGCTGCTCATGGACGCCCCGCTGGCGGAGGTCATCGCGGGCAGCTCGCTGACGGCCGTGGTCGTCCGCACGCCGCACGTCAGGGAGCTGGCCGCGCGGCTGCGCGCCGCCGGGGTCGAGGTGGCGCGGCACGCGGAGAACGAGCTGGTCGCCACCGGGGCGCCGATCGAGAGAGTGGGCGATCTGGCGCACGAGGCGGGAATCAGGTTGCACGAGCTGCGTACCCGGGAGGCGTCGCTCGAGCAGGCGTACCAGGAGCTGACGGCGGACAGCGTCGAGTACGGCGCGGGGAAGGGGCAGGCGTGA
- a CDS encoding ABC transporter translates to MSMLWQAVGAEWGKLWSVRSTWWCLAAATVLTVLSALTLGGATATDALRGESPATAVVASEPVVSATSFAQFALVALAMLVITSEYASGSVRVTLQATPVRGVMLAAKALVVAPVMAAAGVLSGAVATAAVYVLLSADVFGGLVVLPAGEVVLDLLAVGLFYALVSVMTVGVGTAMRSAAGTLTIVFMMLMGLPLLLLMTGSQAALDASLRMPLFAGLAFMGSTDNMTGGPIPYSAGEGLVWLLAWTAAALATGHAVLRRRDA, encoded by the coding sequence GTGAGCATGTTGTGGCAGGCGGTCGGCGCCGAATGGGGCAAGTTGTGGTCGGTGCGGTCGACGTGGTGGTGCCTGGCCGCCGCGACGGTGCTCACGGTGCTCAGCGCCCTGACGCTGGGCGGCGCGACGGCCACGGATGCGCTGCGCGGGGAGAGCCCGGCCACCGCGGTCGTCGCGAGCGAGCCCGTGGTGTCCGCGACCTCGTTCGCCCAGTTCGCGCTGGTGGCGCTGGCAATGCTGGTGATCACCTCCGAGTACGCCTCCGGCTCCGTTCGCGTCACGCTGCAGGCCACGCCGGTCCGCGGCGTGATGCTGGCCGCGAAGGCGCTGGTCGTGGCGCCGGTGATGGCCGCGGCAGGCGTGCTGTCAGGCGCCGTGGCGACGGCCGCCGTCTACGTGCTGCTGTCCGCCGACGTGTTCGGCGGGCTGGTCGTGCTGCCCGCCGGGGAGGTCGTGCTGGACCTGCTCGCCGTAGGCCTGTTCTACGCACTGGTGTCGGTGATGACCGTGGGCGTGGGCACCGCCATGCGCAGCGCGGCAGGCACCCTCACCATCGTGTTCATGATGCTCATGGGTCTGCCGCTGCTGCTGCTCATGACCGGCAGCCAGGCGGCGCTGGACGCGTCGCTGCGCATGCCGCTGTTCGCGGGGCTGGCGTTCATGGGCAGCACCGACAACATGACCGGCGGGCCGATCCCGTACTCGGCGGGCGAAGGACTGGTCTGGCTGCTGGCCTGGACCGCGGCCGCGCTGGCGACGGGCCACGCGGTGCTGCGCCGCCGCGACGCCTAG
- a CDS encoding sensor histidine kinase — MAASDHGQRAARVLAGVLLGMALGIAELAFLSVAWPASMVPATRPAAARGLAWLVSVERARLARWFGHETAGEAGYGFLAARAALGVLGGYVCASALFITGLLLLGGSWDVALGRSEQVPVNLPGVKLVTSSGVLGLTSGMALLVLTALMILAVGSLERRLAGRFLGPDRHEQMSRRIAELTATRSGIVKAVDDERRRIERDLHDGVQQRGVALAMLLGRARHSGDHDRTGELVAQAYAESRHLLDELRSVAWRIYPTALDELGLRAALAGVAERSSVPVTVHHGLAERPVSEIETALYFVAREAITNAVKHAGARDILVVLSEDERTVRVAISDDGKGGADPSGGGLSGLARRVLALDGEFAVESPPGGPTKIVATLPKAEPCG; from the coding sequence GTGGCAGCGTCGGATCACGGTCAGCGGGCCGCCCGCGTGCTGGCCGGCGTGCTTCTGGGGATGGCGCTGGGCATCGCCGAGCTGGCCTTCCTGAGCGTGGCATGGCCCGCGTCGATGGTCCCCGCGACCCGCCCCGCCGCCGCGCGGGGCCTGGCCTGGCTGGTGTCCGTCGAACGTGCCAGGCTTGCCCGATGGTTCGGCCACGAGACGGCGGGGGAGGCCGGCTACGGCTTCCTCGCCGCCCGCGCCGCGCTGGGGGTGCTCGGCGGCTACGTCTGCGCTTCGGCCCTGTTCATCACCGGCCTGCTCCTGCTCGGCGGGTCGTGGGACGTGGCCTTGGGCCGGTCCGAGCAGGTGCCCGTGAACCTGCCGGGAGTGAAGCTGGTCACCAGCAGCGGCGTGCTCGGCCTGACCAGCGGGATGGCGCTGCTGGTCCTGACCGCCCTCATGATCCTGGCCGTCGGATCCCTCGAACGGCGGCTGGCCGGCCGCTTCCTCGGCCCCGACCGCCACGAGCAGATGAGCAGACGCATCGCCGAGCTGACCGCGACCCGCTCCGGCATCGTCAAGGCCGTGGACGACGAACGCCGCAGAATCGAACGCGACCTGCACGACGGAGTGCAGCAACGCGGCGTGGCCCTCGCCATGCTCCTCGGCCGCGCCCGGCACAGCGGCGACCACGACAGGACCGGCGAGCTGGTCGCCCAGGCCTACGCCGAGTCGCGGCACCTCCTCGACGAGCTGAGGAGCGTGGCCTGGCGCATTTACCCCACCGCACTCGACGAGCTGGGCTTGCGTGCCGCGCTCGCCGGCGTGGCCGAGCGGTCCAGCGTGCCGGTGACCGTGCACCACGGACTGGCCGAGCGGCCGGTCTCCGAGATCGAGACCGCCCTCTACTTCGTGGCCCGCGAGGCCATCACGAACGCGGTCAAACACGCCGGGGCACGTGACATCCTGGTCGTGTTGAGCGAGGACGAGCGGACGGTGCGGGTGGCGATCTCGGACGACGGCAAGGGCGGCGCCGACCCGTCGGGCGGCGGGCTGTCCGGGCTGGCCAGGCGGGTCCTGGCGCTGGACGGCGAGTTCGCCGTGGAGAGCCCGCCCGGCGGCCCCACGAAGATCGTCGCGACGTTGCCGAAGGCCGAGCCGTGCGGGTGA